CATGCCCATGCCCGGCGCACCGGGGTTGCCGATCGTGCCGGGCAGCCCACCGCTCGGTGCCGTCACGCCCGGCGTGGTGCCGGGTGCCGGTGGCGCTCCGTGGACACCGGGCGCGGGACTGCCGAGTGGCGGGGCGGTTCCCGGGGTCGGCGCACTTCCGGGCGTCGGTGCGGTTCCGAGCGGCGGGGCGCTACCCGGTGCTGGAGCGGTGCCGGGCACGGCCGGTGGGGCGACCGCGGGCGGCGCGAGGCCCTCGCCGCCTGCCAGCGGCGGTGGTGATCCCGGTGCCGGGGCTTGGGGCGGAGCGGATCCGACCGGCACCTCGGGAGCTCGGGCAGGTGGCGGGGCCTGCCCGGGTGGTGCGTTGCCCACCGGTGCTTCCGGTGTTCGGCCTGGTGCCGGAGGTGTCGTCCCTCGCGGCACGCCCGGTGGAGTGCCGCCGGGCGGCGATGGCCGACCAGGTGCGCCCGGAGCGCCGACAGGCGGCGGCACTCCTGGCGCGCCAGGGCCGTCGGCGGGCGGCGGCGCCATGCCTTCCGGACCACCCAGCGCACGCAGCCCAACCGGTGCACCCGGCCCGCCCGGCGCGGGCGGTGCTCCGCCGGGGGCACCGGGGCCTCCCGGGAGCTTCGGCACGGGTTGGCCCAGCGCTCCCGGGTGCTGGACCGCGTTCAGCGGGCTGACCTTCAGCGCCCGCCCTTGCGCCAGCTTCATGATGTACGGGGCGTAGGCATCGGCCGTCCTGCTCGCCAGTTCGCGGGCCTTCTGGTCGTACTCGTCCTCGTACTTCGCCATGTTCCTGGCCTTCGAGCCCGGGATCGGGTCGCCCTTGATGTTGAACTCGCCGGAGACGTCGCCCTTGTTCTGGTTGTACTCCTTCCACAGGGCGCGCATCTCCTCCTGCGCTTCGCGCATCGCACCGGCGAGCCCGTGCAGGGCGCTCGCCGTGCTGCTCGCCGCCGACTCCCAGACCTCCAGGTAGGCCAAGGTCTCCCCGACCTTGCTCAGGAACGCGTCCTTGGCCGCGGGCGATTCCCACTCCGCCTTGAGGGATTCGGTCTGCTCGCGCAGCTGGGTCTGCGTGTTCGACAGCATCGTCGCGAGGTTGGCGAACTCGTCACCGCGGAAGTCCGCGGTCTCCGGCTGCTCGCCCATGATCTGCGTGTTGATGCCGTCGATCGTCTCGGTGGAGTCGTCCGGGCTGTGCGTGTACTTGGAGTCGCCCTTGGTCTGGCCGGTGTAGTAGAGCTCGTCCGGCCCCATCGGGCCGCGGCCGGCGCCGCTGGAGTACTGCTCCAGCGCGTTGACGTTGTAGCCGTAGTAGTCGTCAGGTGATCCGGGCACCCGAATCACATCCCCTCGGCCAGTCGGCGGTTCTTCTCCAGGTTGCGGCGCGCGTGCTCCGTCAGGTCCTCCGGCTCCGTCTTCTTCGGCTGCCGCCCGACGTAGTGGTCGTCGGTGCGTTCGCCGACGGGCCGGCCCTTCTCGTTCAGCTTCTCCCGGTAGTAGTGGTGGGATTCGGTGCCGTCCCGGTACTTCCGGGTTACCTTGTGCTCCGCGAACTCCTCAGGTCGCTTGCCCCGCTGCTCGGTGCGGATGCTGGTGACCTCGTCGCTGCCACCGGCGATCGTCCTGTTCCGCGTGGTGCGGGTGGTGGTGCTGATGACCTTGCCGTTGCCGTCGTAGCCCTTGGTGATCGCCGTGCCGTCCGGCCTGGTGATGTTCGTGTAGGTCTCGGTGCCGTTCTTGTCGTACCCGGTCTCGGTGACGCCTTCGGCGGTCTGCACCACGGTGCGGGTCCGGCCGTCCGCGGTCTCGTAGGTGTAGGCCACCCCGCCGGAGAAGTTGTTCTTGGCGACCAGCTTCTCCTCGCCGGGCTTGCCCATCCCGGGCGGCGGGGCCAGGTCGGAGAGCGTCTTGTCGCCATCGAGGTACGGCGGGGCGCCGGGCGGCCGTTCCGCGCCCGGCTCGGCGAAGGCCCACTCGACGCCGCTCAACCGCACCCGGCTGCCGTTGTCGGTGTCCTCGTAGAGGTCGGCGCAGATGTGCGCCACGGAGGAGAGGGCCAGGTGGTTCTGCCGGATGTCGGTCAGGAAGCTCATGAGCTCGCGGGCGTTGCGGTCCACCAGCTGGGCGGCGTGGCTGCCCTCCGGGAATCCCCCGGTGCTGATCGACCTGTCGTCGCCGACGCCGTTGATGTTCATGGCGCCGCCCATCGCGTCGTCCTGCAGGTTCCCGGCGATGGTGGCGACGTTCTCGCCGTAACCGCGCAGCGAACCGGGGTCGGCCTTGAGCTGGTCACCGTCGGTGGCCCAGCCCGTCCCGCCGGAGCCGTCCTGGTCTGGAACCGCCATGTCGTCCCCTTCGTCAGAACCCCTTCCCCTCCAACGAACCACCCGGTGTCAACCCCGGGAGAGAATTTCCAAACTCATCTTGCGTGGCGGTGCGAGTGGCGGAACCTCAGACGACGCCTGGACTGCGGGATCCCGTTCTTATGTATGTCCAATACACGGCGAACAGGCTGTCCTCGCCAGACGACGTCTGAGAACCCGCGGCGGTGCGGGTTGCGGGGGTGGGCTATGCGCCTGGCGGCGCATGCGACACCTTCCGCGCGGTGCGGCCGGTGAGCTGTCGCGGCTGCAGGCCAGGTGGAAACGTCATTCCGGTGGGAGGTTGGCGAACTGGACGAGTTCCTGGCCGCGGCCGCGGGTGACCAGCCAGCCGCGGCCCGGGGGCAGCGGTTCGGGCTTGAGCTTGCCGAAGACCGGGCCCTCCTCCGGGTTGCCGGAGAGCAGGACGCCCGGCGAGGCGAGGTCGCGGACGCGGGAGATCACCGGGTCGAAGACCGCTCGCGCCACGCCTCCGACGCGGCGGGTCAGCACCAGGTGCAGGCCGATGTCGCGGCCCTGGGTCATGAAGTCCAGCAGCCTGGTGAACGGGTTGTCGTGCGGGTTCGGCGCCACCAGGTCGTAGTCGTCGATCAGGATGAACAGCTCCGGGCCCTGCCACCAGTTGCGGGCGCGCAGCTGCTCGGGCGTGATGTCCGGGCCGGGCAGCCGCTTCTGCATCGCCTGGATGGTCAGCTGCACCATCTCCTTGGTGCTGTTGGCCGCGCTGGCGTAGCCGACCAGGTACTCGTCGGGCACCAGGCCGAGCAGGCTGCGGCGGAAGTCGACCACCGCGATCTGCGCCTGCTCCGGGGTGTAGCGGGTCATGATGCTGCGCGCCAGCGACCGCAGGAACGTGCTCTTGCCGGACTCCACGTCGCCGAAGAGCATCAGGTGCGGTTCCGACTCGAAGTCCAGGTGGACCGGCTGCAGATCGGTCTCGGAGATGCCGACCGCGATGCCCTTCGGCGAGCTGATCTCGGCTTCGGGCAGCGCCGCGTAGGGCAGTTCGGCGGGCAGCAGCCGGACGCCGGCCGCGCGCTGCCCCGGCCACGCCCGGCCGACCGCTTCGACGAGGTGCCGCACCCCGTCGGAGAGGTCCTCGGCGGTCGAGCGGTCGTCGATCCGCGGCACTGCGGCGAGGAACTGCCCGGCGTCGGGCGAGAGGCCGCGGCCCGGCGACTGCTCCGGCACGCTCGCCGCTTCGCGCCTGCCCAGCGTCGAGTCGACCGCGTCGCCGAGCTTGAGCTCGATGCGGCTGCCGAACATGTCGCGGGTGTTCATCCGCAGGTCCATCCAGCGGTTGGCGGTGGCGATCACGTGGATGCCGAACGCCAGGCCGCGGTTGACCAGCTGGATGACGCCGGTCTCCAGGTTCTCGAACTCGCCGCGCAGCGTCGACCAGCCGTCCACGACCAGGAACAGGTCGCCGAAGCGGTCCTCCGGGAAGCGCCCTTCGCGCAGCATCCGCCGGTAGGTGGCCATGCTGTCGATGCCGTGCTCGGCGAACCGGGCCTCGCGCTCGGCCAGCAGCGCGAGGGCCTCGGCGATGCTGCGGCGCACCTGGTTGCTCTCGCGGCGGGTCGCGACGCCGCCGATGTGCGCCAGCTCGCGCATGCCGGTCAGCCCGCCGCCGCCGAAGTCCAGGCAGATGAACTGCACCTCGGCGGGCGTGTGGGTGATCGCGAGGCTGCCCACGATGCTGCGGACCAGGGTGCTCTTGCCGCTGTGCGGGCCGCCGACGACGACCACGTTGCCGCCCGCCGCCGCGAGGTCCAGCCAGCACAGGTCGCGGCGCTGCTCGAAGGGCCGGTCGATGACGCCGGCCACCGCGCGCAGCTTGCCCTGCAGCTCCACCTTGCTCGTGGTCAGGCCGCGCTCGGGGTCGACCTCCAGCGGGCCGAGCAGCTGGTCGAGGGTGGCCGGTTCGTCCAGCGGCGGCAGCCACACCTGGTGCGCCGGTTCGCCCTGGCCCTCCAGGCGATCCACCAGGACGTCGAGCAGCGTGTCACCGGCCGGTTCCTCGACGGGCTCCACCGGCAGCTCCTCGGTGGTGCGGGGCCGCAGGAAGTTGGTCGAGTAGTCCTGCACCGGGTCGATCTGGCGGCCCTCGTCGTCGGTGCGCTTGACCACGCCGCGCTGGTGCAGGCCGGAGACGTAGGCGGCCTTGAAGCGCAGCAGTTCCTCGGTGCCGACGCGCAGGAAGCCGTTGCCCGGCGAGCGCGGCAGCTCGTAGGCGTCGGGCGCGCCGAGCACGACGCGGCTCTCCATCGCGGAGAAGGTGCGCAGGCCGATCCGGTAGGACAGGTGGGTGTCCAGGCCGCGCAGCTTGCCCTCCTCCAGTCGCTGCGAGGCGAGCAGCAGGTGCACGCCCAGCGAGCGGCCGACGCGTCCGATCTGGACGAACATGTCGATGAAGTCGGGGCGGGCGGTGAGCAGCTCGGAGAACTCGTCGACGATGACCAGCAGCGACGGCAGCGGGTCCAGCGGCGCACCGGCGGTGCGGGCGCGCTCGTAGTCGCGCTGCGACGGGTAGTTGCCCGCCTTGCGCAGCAGTTCCTGCCTGCGGATCAGCTCGCCCTGGATGGCGTCGAGCATCCGGTCCACCAGGTGCAGCTCGTCGGCGAGGTTGGTGATCACCGCGCTGGTGTGCGGCAGCCGGTCGAGCTTGGTGAAGGTCGCGCCGCCCTTGAAGTCGACCAGCACGAAGTTGAGCGCTTCCGAGTCGTGCGTGACCGCGAGCGAGAGCACCAGCGTGCGCAGCAGTTCGGACTTGCCGGAACCGGTGGCACCGACCAGCAGGCCGTGCGGGCCCATGCCGTCCTGCGCGGCTTCCTTGAGGTCGAGCTCCATCGGGCGGCCGTCGGCGGTGATGCCGATCGGCACCCGGAGCCGGTCGCGGTTGGAGCGCGCCGTCCAGTTCGCCGCCGGGTCGAACTCGTAGGGATCACCGAGCCCCAGCAGGTCGGTGAGCTCCAGCGAACCGGACAGCGGCTGATCGCCGGTGGACAGCGCGGAAAGCCGCATCGGTGCCAACGAGCGCACCAGGCCGCGCATGCCTTCGAGATCGAAAGCGTCGGCGCGGCCGACGGAACCGGTGCCGTCCATGGTGCGGCTGGTGAGCTTGCCGTCGGCGGCGATGTCGAGGACCAGCGTGGTGGCGTCCAGCACGCGGGGCGGATCGGCGGCCAGGTTGATCAGCGTGACGCCCTCGACGCCGCCTTCGATCATCAGGTGCTCGGAACCGGTGGTGTCGCCGCCGTCGAGGAAGACGACCAGGTGCGCGGCGCCTTCGATCGGCACCGAGCCGGGGTTGAACCGGGGCCGGTTGGCCAGCACGTCGTCGAGCATCGCCTCCAGCGCGGTGACGCTCGGCGCCACCAGGCGGATCTGGCCGACGGCGTCGGTCTTGGTCGGGTGCAGCGCGTGCGGCAGCCACTTCGCCCACTCCCAGACGTCGCGCTCGTCGGGGCGGATGCAGAAGGCGGTGAGCACGTTGCTCGGCGCGTGGAAGGTGCCCAGCTGCGCGACCACGGCGCGGGCGAAGGCGCGCTTGGCCTCGCGGTCACCGGTGACGTAGATCTGGGAGAAACCGCGCAGCGCCACCGCGACCGGCAGGTCGGGCACTGTCGAGTAGGTGGTGACGAACTTGCGCAGCGCCATCGCGCACAGCGGTTCCAGCTCGTCGACCGGGCGGGTGTCCGGCGGCACGAGGCGCGTCGCCAGCTCCTGCGGGCCCAGTCCCATCCGGACGACGGTGTAGTCCCAGTCGGCCGGGCGGCGCTCCCACAGCCGGGCGCTGTGCGCGGTGGACCACAGCTGCTCGGGATCGGGGTGCCGGTAGAACATCGCCTTGCGCTGGCGCTCGACGGTGTCGCGCACCTGGGCGCGCAGCTGGCTCAGCCGCCGCATGTACCGGCGGCGCTCGGCGAGCATCTCCTGCTTGCTGGCGCCCTGGCCGAGCTGGTTGACCACCTGGAAGCCGATCATGCCGAGCATCGCCGCGCCGTAGAGGCCGCCCGCGACGTACATCAGCGGGCCCGAACGACCGGCGCCGATCAGCAGCGCCATGCCTGCCATGCCGGCCATCATCGGCAGCACCATCAGCACCCGCGTCCAGTTCCGGCCGGGTGGTGGCGGGTTCTCCGGCGGTGCGTCGAGCAGCAGCTCGCCGGAGGGCAGGTCCGGCGCGGGCCGCCGCAGCGGCCGCCGGACGATGATCGTTCCCAAGACCGAGACCTCCAGATCGCTTGCGGCGCGGTCGTGTTCTCGTCATCGGAGCTGCTGCGCGGTGCCCTCGGGCACAGATTAGCCGCAAATCCGGGACTTCCAAGACGCGGCGAGGTTACGTTACTGGCGCCGCCGAGCGGATCGTTGATAGACAATCCTGGCGAATTCCGATCTTCCCGCCCCCCGCCGACAGGAGCGCGCATGTCGTCCGCATTGGGCACCACGCTGGCGAAAGTCACGATTTCCACGCCGAAGCGCGGGATCGACGTCGCGCTGCCCGAGGACGTCGCGGTCGCCGAGCTGCTGCCCTACATCCTGCGCCATGCCGGTGACGACGCGGCCGATGCCGGTGAGCGGCACGGCGGCTGGGCGCTGCGCCGCACCACCGGCGACCGGCTGGATCCGAAGCAAACCCTTGGTGCGCAGGGAATTCTCGACGGCGAAGTACTCCATCTGGTGCCGGGCCAGTCCGAATGGCCGGAGATCGAGTACGACGATCTGGTGGAGACGATCGCCAGCGGCGCTAGGCAGAACGGACGAAGCTGGGGCCGCGCGGCGACGCGACGGTGCGGGCTGGCGGTCGCCGGTTCGCTGCTGCTCGGCGGAACTCTGATCACCTTGCTGTTCCGCGGACCTTGGCTGCTGCCGGGCCTGGTGCTGCTGACCACCGCGGTGGCGCTGACCGCGCTCGGCATCGTCGTCGCGCGCGCGGTCCCGGATGCGCGCGCGGGTGCGCTGTTCGCCGGATGCGCGCTGCCGTACGCGTTTCTGGGCGGTTTGCTCATCACAGCGCCCGCACACGTCGGGTTGCTGGAATTCGGCAGCGCACAACTGCTGGTCGGAACCGTTGCGCTGCTGGTGTTGGGAACTGCCGGATATGTCGGTGTGGCCGCGGAAGCACGGGTGTTCGTGGCCGCGATCGCGGTCGGCCTGTTCGGCACGCTCGGCGCCGCTTTCGGCGGCTGGCTCGGCGCGGACGCGGCGGCGGCACTGGTGCTGACCGCGGGAATCGCGCTGCTGCCGGGATATCCGCTGCTGGCGATCCGCCTCGGCAGGCTGCCGGTGCCGGAACTCCCGCAGCGCGCGGCGGACATGCTCGCCGACAAGCCGGCGGCGCCGACCTCGACGGTGTTCGCCGCGGCCCGCCGCACCGACGAGATCCTCACCGGACTCCTGATCGGTCTCGCCGCCACCGCCGCGCTCTGCGTCCCGCCGCTGCTCGCCCACGGTGGCGCCGCCCGCCTGACGATGCTCGCGCTGGGCGCGGCCGCGCTGCTGCTGCGGTCGCGCCTGTTCCCGATCCCGCGCCAGCGGATTCCGCTGCTCATCGCCGGCCTGCTGGTCGCGGCGGGCTTCACCGCTGGAATCGCCACCGGTTTCGAAGGCACCCTAGCCCCGGCCCTGACCCTGCTGACCCTCGTCCTCGTCGCCCTCCTGGTAGCGGCAGCGGGCGTGGTGTACGCCCAGAAGACGCCGTCCCCGCACCTAGGCCGAATCGCCGACTGGACCGACGTCCTAGCAGTCCTCGCCCTGATCCCCTACGCCGCCTACACAACAGGCTTCTTCACCTACGTCCAAGGTCTCATGGCCTCGATCGGCTGAGGTGGGGCGGATGGATGCCATCGAGTACATGAACCGGCTCGACGCCCTGATCGATGCGATCACCGAACGATCGCTCAAGAAGATGGGCTGGTCGCCCAGTTCGTACGCCCGCGCTGGTGAACACACGTTGGCCCTCGACGGCCTGGTCTACTCCCTCCGGCACGATCAGATTCCGGTCACGCGGACTGAAAGCACCGAACTCCGGGCAATCCTGTACGACCACGACATGGCGGATCCCACCTCGCACGCGATCAACGACCGGGACAACGTGATGGCGTCGTTGAACATCATCGAAGACCCGCCGGAACTGGATACCTCGTGGGAATCGATTGCGTCCGGGGTGTCGGTCGACCTGTACGAAAACCCCGACTTGGACGACGTGTTGCGGAGACCGGTCGGCCTGCACGTCGACCTACCACCCCAGCTGCACGATCCGTTCGTGAAGCACTTCGCCACCGCTGTCGGTGTCGGCGTGGAGATCAACCTCGCACGCACCAATGCCGTCCAGTACCTGCGGCGGAAAAAGCTCCACGAGCCGACCACACTGGAATCGAACTTCGTTCCTCTGATGATTCAGTCGATCAGCGACGCCTCCATCTCGGGCGGCGGCATCCTGCTGCGCAACTTCGAGCACTGGTGGACCAAGAGGCGAACCGACGCCAAAGACCTGATCCGGCAGTTCCCCACCATTCTGGCGGGAGAACGGATCAGCGAGGACAACTTCCACATCGCGCTCGCCGACCTGTCACCGGAGACGGCAGACCAGGTGCTCACCGTGCTCATCGAAGCCGAGCCCGACACTGTCTTCGGAGACGTCCCACCTGTTCCCGTGTTCTGGTACTCCCCGGTGTGAACCCGACCCCCGCGCGGGTCACCTCACTCGGGGCCCTTCGTCGACCTCCGGGGGCGGCGGCCGGGCGCGGGGAGGGGTTCGCGCCCGGCCGCCGGGGGTGGGCCGGTGCGGCGGTGGCCGGGGGATGTCGTGCCGCACCGGCCCGGTTCGGGGGGTTTTTCGAGGTGAAGGGCACCTTTCGCCAACTAACTTGGTGAAGGGTGCCCTTCACCTCTCGCCTGGTGGTGTGAACCGGGGGCTCGGGGGTCTAGTGGCGGAGGTGGTGGCGGCCGGTGGGTTGGTCGTCGGGGTCGACGTCGGGGAACCGGGGTTCCGGTTCGGTTTCGGGTTGTGCTGGTGGTTCGAGCGTTATGGGTGGTTGCTCGCGGCGGAGCGCGTGAGCGCTGGTGGTGCGGTGGCGTTCGGCTTCGACGTCGGCGATGAGGTGCCACACCGTGTACTCACCGTCTCCCGTTCCGGCGTGTTGGCCGGTGGCGAATCTCAGGCCCCCGAACGGGACCTGGGTGGCGATCAGGGCGATCAGGAGGACGTTGAACAGCAGGAACGTGCTGAGCTGGATCCAGAACATGACGAGCGGTGTCCTTCCGTGGGTGGTTGTGGCGCGATTTCGCGCGAAATCGGGGTTCGGTAGGCGTGTGGGGTGGCGATTTCGCGCGAAATCGCCACCAGGGCCCGCGACGTCACGGGCCGTTGTCGGCGAGGTGGTGCCAGCACTTCATGCAGGACTTCTCGCGGACCCAGTCCACTTCGGAGCGGTCGTGGAGCTCGGCGGCCGGGGCTTTCGCTCCGCAGTAGGCCTCGACCTGCTCGCCGGGTGGGGTTTTCGTTGCTGTGATGGGGAAGGCGTGGCGGCCTCCCGTGACCGGACGCCACACGTACTTCAAGTAGCCCGACATCA
This portion of the Saccharopolyspora antimicrobica genome encodes:
- the eccCa gene encoding type VII secretion protein EccCa produces the protein MGTIIVRRPLRRPAPDLPSGELLLDAPPENPPPPGRNWTRVLMVLPMMAGMAGMALLIGAGRSGPLMYVAGGLYGAAMLGMIGFQVVNQLGQGASKQEMLAERRRYMRRLSQLRAQVRDTVERQRKAMFYRHPDPEQLWSTAHSARLWERRPADWDYTVVRMGLGPQELATRLVPPDTRPVDELEPLCAMALRKFVTTYSTVPDLPVAVALRGFSQIYVTGDREAKRAFARAVVAQLGTFHAPSNVLTAFCIRPDERDVWEWAKWLPHALHPTKTDAVGQIRLVAPSVTALEAMLDDVLANRPRFNPGSVPIEGAAHLVVFLDGGDTTGSEHLMIEGGVEGVTLINLAADPPRVLDATTLVLDIAADGKLTSRTMDGTGSVGRADAFDLEGMRGLVRSLAPMRLSALSTGDQPLSGSLELTDLLGLGDPYEFDPAANWTARSNRDRLRVPIGITADGRPMELDLKEAAQDGMGPHGLLVGATGSGKSELLRTLVLSLAVTHDSEALNFVLVDFKGGATFTKLDRLPHTSAVITNLADELHLVDRMLDAIQGELIRRQELLRKAGNYPSQRDYERARTAGAPLDPLPSLLVIVDEFSELLTARPDFIDMFVQIGRVGRSLGVHLLLASQRLEEGKLRGLDTHLSYRIGLRTFSAMESRVVLGAPDAYELPRSPGNGFLRVGTEELLRFKAAYVSGLHQRGVVKRTDDEGRQIDPVQDYSTNFLRPRTTEELPVEPVEEPAGDTLLDVLVDRLEGQGEPAHQVWLPPLDEPATLDQLLGPLEVDPERGLTTSKVELQGKLRAVAGVIDRPFEQRRDLCWLDLAAAGGNVVVVGGPHSGKSTLVRSIVGSLAITHTPAEVQFICLDFGGGGLTGMRELAHIGGVATRRESNQVRRSIAEALALLAEREARFAEHGIDSMATYRRMLREGRFPEDRFGDLFLVVDGWSTLRGEFENLETGVIQLVNRGLAFGIHVIATANRWMDLRMNTRDMFGSRIELKLGDAVDSTLGRREAASVPEQSPGRGLSPDAGQFLAAVPRIDDRSTAEDLSDGVRHLVEAVGRAWPGQRAAGVRLLPAELPYAALPEAEISSPKGIAVGISETDLQPVHLDFESEPHLMLFGDVESGKSTFLRSLARSIMTRYTPEQAQIAVVDFRRSLLGLVPDEYLVGYASAANSTKEMVQLTIQAMQKRLPGPDITPEQLRARNWWQGPELFILIDDYDLVAPNPHDNPFTRLLDFMTQGRDIGLHLVLTRRVGGVARAVFDPVISRVRDLASPGVLLSGNPEEGPVFGKLKPEPLPPGRGWLVTRGRGQELVQFANLPPE
- the eccD gene encoding type VII secretion integral membrane protein EccD; this translates as MSSALGTTLAKVTISTPKRGIDVALPEDVAVAELLPYILRHAGDDAADAGERHGGWALRRTTGDRLDPKQTLGAQGILDGEVLHLVPGQSEWPEIEYDDLVETIASGARQNGRSWGRAATRRCGLAVAGSLLLGGTLITLLFRGPWLLPGLVLLTTAVALTALGIVVARAVPDARAGALFAGCALPYAFLGGLLITAPAHVGLLEFGSAQLLVGTVALLVLGTAGYVGVAAEARVFVAAIAVGLFGTLGAAFGGWLGADAAAALVLTAGIALLPGYPLLAIRLGRLPVPELPQRAADMLADKPAAPTSTVFAAARRTDEILTGLLIGLAATAALCVPPLLAHGGAARLTMLALGAAALLLRSRLFPIPRQRIPLLIAGLLVAAGFTAGIATGFEGTLAPALTLLTLVLVALLVAAAGVVYAQKTPSPHLGRIADWTDVLAVLALIPYAAYTTGFFTYVQGLMASIG
- a CDS encoding zinc finger protein, whose product is MSGYLKYVWRPVTGGRHAFPITATKTPPGEQVEAYCGAKAPAAELHDRSEVDWVREKSCMKCWHHLADNGP